The following are encoded together in the Bos javanicus breed banteng chromosome X, ARS-OSU_banteng_1.0, whole genome shotgun sequence genome:
- the TMEM35A gene encoding novel acetylcholine receptor chaperone: MASPRTVTVVALSVALGLFFVFMGTIKLTPRLSKDAYSEMKRAYKSYVRALPLLKKMGINSILLRKSIGALEVACGIVMTLVPGRPKDVANFFLLLLVLAVLFFHQLVGDPLKRYAHALVFGILLTCRLLIARKPEDRSSEKKSSPPGNAGSDGNAGNTEEQPSLYEKAPQGKMKLS; this comes from the exons ATGGCATCCCCTAGAACCGTAACCGTCGTGGCCCTCTCAGTGGCCCTGGGACTCTTCTTTGTTTTCATGGGGACTATCAAGTTGACCCCCAGGCTCAGCAAGGATGCCTACAGTGAGATG AAACGTGCTTACAAGAGCTATGTGCGAGCCCTCCCTCTGCTGAAGAAAATGGGGATCAATTCCATTCTCCTCCGCAAAAGCATTGGTGCTCTTGAGGTGGCCTGTGGCATTGTCATGACTCTTGTGCCTGGGCGTCCCAAAGATGTGGCCAACTTTTTCCTCCTCTTGCTGGTGTTGGCGGTCCTCTTCTTCCACCAGCTAGTCGGTGATCCTCTCAAACGCTACGCCCATGCCCTGGTGTTTGGAATCCTGCTCACCTGCCGCCTGCTGATTGCCCGCAAGCCTGAAGACCGGTCTTCTGAGAAGAAATCCTCGCCTCCAGGGAATGCGGGGAGTGACGGCAATGCCGGGAATACCGAGGAGCAGCCGTCCTTATACGAGAAGGCCCCTCAGGGCAAAATGAAATTGTCGTAG